Genomic DNA from Pelosinus sp. UFO1:
CCCTCACTGGTTAGATTATAACCTGAAGGGTATGGAATAGTCTTACTTTCCGCAATAATCTCATTGTTATCTGTACTAGCTGCGAAAACTATATTCACAGTATTCAAACTAATTCCCAGAACCATATAAGTAACTAACAAACAAAATATTTTCTTCACTTTACCACTCCATTCTTTTATATTGTACAAACTAATTGATACTAATCAATTCTATAACTTCCCAGTTATAAAAATAGCATATGCCACACAATACTATAAAGGATGATTTTCACACTAATTACTTAAGGAGGCAATATTCATGACTGTACAAAAAGATTTACAAAAAGCTGTTGCTGCTGCAGAATCCGCTAAAGGTACATACGCTACCTTTGGACAATCCACTGATGATCAAACTGCTAAACAAATGTTTACACAAATGGCACAAGATATGGACCACCACATCAGTCAGCTCAATAGCCGCCTTAATGTTACAGCAGAAAATCAGTTAAATAATCAAGAAGACCAATAAGGAATAAGGGGTAGTGATAACTACCCCTTATTCGCGATGCTCCATATTCTAAAATAAAGGATTGATACGGTGGACGTTCATGTTGGCATCCCACGCGCAATGCTCTATCACGAGTTTGGCAGTTTATGGACTGCTTTTTTTAAAAATTTAGGGGTTCCAGTAACAGTATCTAATGAAACGAATCAGCAGATACTAGATCGAGGTACAATGCTGGCGATTGATGAATCATGCCTGCCATTAAAAATATATCTTGGACATGTCGAATCATTGTTACCAAAATGCACGCATATTTTTATCCCTCGTATCGCAGGATATCACCCTGGTTTTTTTCTATGTGCTAAATTTGCTGGCCTACCTGATATTGTAAGAAACACTTTTAACATGTCTTCCGATCAGCTTATTGCCCCAAATATTGAAAATAAATCTCTGGTTACCCAACTCAAAGCCCTCTATACCACATGCCAGGCTCTAGGCGCATCTAAAACATCAGGTTACCTGGCCTATCAAAAAGCTAAAAAATCCTGGAAAAGCGACCTTGCCTGCCCTGCATCTGGTTCTAAAATAGCAGTTATCGGTCACAGTTATTTATTAAATGACGCATTTTTCTGCCACAATATCTTAACCACCCTGTCCGAGCGTGATATTAAAATAATCACTCCTGAGCAAATTCCAGGTAAGATATTAT
This window encodes:
- a CDS encoding acyl-CoA dehydratase activase-related protein gives rise to the protein MDVHVGIPRAMLYHEFGSLWTAFFKNLGVPVTVSNETNQQILDRGTMLAIDESCLPLKIYLGHVESLLPKCTHIFIPRIAGYHPGFFLCAKFAGLPDIVRNTFNMSSDQLIAPNIENKSLVTQLKALYTTCQALGASKTSGYLAYQKAKKSWKSDLACPASGSKIAVIGHSYLLNDAFFCHNILTTLSERDIKIITPEQIPGKILYQESVVSQSDIYWQLSAKIDGAVRFFSRQPDIRGIIMVSSFGCGPDSLLNEYVEHHILKNSSKPYIILNLDEHTGNAGIITRLEAFLDLMDRRLESCR
- a CDS encoding DUF1657 domain-containing protein; this encodes MTVQKDLQKAVAAAESAKGTYATFGQSTDDQTAKQMFTQMAQDMDHHISQLNSRLNVTAENQLNNQEDQ